In one Halorubrum sp. CBA1229 genomic region, the following are encoded:
- a CDS encoding transcriptional regulator, translated as MPTPSVQLGDLAQDFADVIPDVDATAEHERWDPGLGPFEEERQLEMILTALSPDGATPTNIKREVSYPDSGRRCDLVIDTGNRTLPVEAKLLRFRLDNGNIDPNMYKSIFSPFPERSSSSLLTDAQKLTQSAFDSPCGLLGIYYEKEGEEYDQLRAERIAEKFEHDIEYWYDIDIETVAIAKFDGLQHPHHQKGAVIGWVVE; from the coding sequence ATGCCGACTCCATCAGTACAACTTGGAGATCTTGCTCAAGACTTCGCTGACGTAATCCCCGACGTGGATGCGACAGCCGAACATGAACGATGGGATCCCGGGCTCGGACCATTCGAGGAAGAACGTCAGCTGGAAATGATTCTTACTGCTCTCTCACCCGACGGCGCGACCCCCACAAACATTAAACGAGAAGTCAGCTATCCCGACAGTGGCCGCCGCTGCGATCTCGTGATCGACACCGGCAACCGAACACTACCCGTAGAGGCGAAACTGCTCCGGTTCCGTCTCGACAACGGAAATATCGACCCAAACATGTACAAAAGCATTTTCAGCCCGTTCCCGGAGCGCAGTTCGTCGTCGCTGCTCACAGACGCTCAGAAACTCACGCAATCCGCATTCGACTCCCCATGCGGACTTCTCGGCATCTACTACGAGAAAGAGGGAGAAGAGTACGACCAGCTCCGCGCCGAACGAATCGCGGAGAAGTTCGAACACGACATCGAATACTGGTACGACATCGACATCGAGACCGTCGCAATCGCAAAATTCGACGGTCTCCAACACCCGCACCACCAGAAGGGGGCGGTCATCGGCTGGGTTGTCGAGTAG
- a CDS encoding zinc ribbon domain-containing protein: MKLETRRTIRRWLLDLPDRTLLATGAGFLGLLVLGGVSSTDLVFGVGLAGLLGVVYIAGNVDFDACPNCRMEVCATDDRYCATCGARLDELEAAPPIDERVDERHRPVGLEEIERSPELEAIADGGEFGDEEVDR, translated from the coding sequence ATGAAACTCGAGACACGCCGCACGATCCGGCGCTGGCTGCTCGATCTCCCGGATCGAACGCTGCTCGCGACTGGCGCCGGCTTCCTCGGACTGTTGGTTCTTGGAGGCGTCAGCAGCACGGACCTCGTCTTCGGCGTGGGACTCGCCGGCCTACTCGGAGTCGTCTACATCGCCGGGAACGTCGACTTCGACGCCTGTCCGAACTGTCGGATGGAGGTCTGCGCGACGGATGACCGTTACTGCGCGACCTGCGGTGCCCGCCTCGACGAGCTTGAAGCGGCGCCGCCGATCGACGAGCGCGTCGACGAGCGGCACCGCCCGGTCGGCCTCGAGGAGATCGAGCGCTCGCCAGAGCTGGAAGCCATCGCCGACGGCGGCGAGTTCGGTGACGAGGAGGTTGACCGATGA